The Rhodococcus sp. X156 genome window below encodes:
- a CDS encoding SDR family oxidoreductase, which produces MGKLDGRVAVITGAGMGIGRGIAGAYAREGASVVVAEIDEAAGRETVSWIGEQWGTPAVLVPVDVTDKAQVLSMVNTAVQRFGRLDVLVNNAWRGSGFARLEKMTDEQLRGGFDMAVMAAFWAMQAALPHLREHGTGRVINLCSLNGVNAHMYSVQYNAAKEALRTLTRTAAREWAPHQVCCNVICPGAMSAAYQRMAAASPENAAAMAAGNPMGRVGDPLEDIGPVAVFLGGDDCRYVTGNTLYVDGGSHINGVQWAPTVD; this is translated from the coding sequence ATGGGCAAGCTGGACGGTCGGGTCGCAGTCATCACGGGTGCGGGCATGGGCATCGGGCGCGGCATCGCCGGCGCGTACGCCCGCGAGGGTGCCTCGGTGGTGGTGGCCGAGATCGACGAGGCTGCCGGCCGCGAGACGGTGAGCTGGATCGGCGAGCAGTGGGGGACGCCGGCGGTGCTCGTGCCCGTGGACGTCACCGACAAGGCCCAGGTGCTGTCCATGGTGAACACCGCGGTGCAGCGCTTCGGCCGCCTGGACGTGCTGGTGAACAACGCCTGGCGCGGCAGCGGCTTCGCCCGGCTGGAGAAGATGACTGACGAGCAGCTGCGCGGCGGCTTCGACATGGCGGTGATGGCGGCGTTCTGGGCGATGCAGGCCGCGCTGCCGCACCTGCGCGAGCACGGCACCGGCCGGGTGATCAACCTCTGCTCGCTCAACGGCGTCAACGCGCACATGTACTCGGTGCAGTACAACGCCGCCAAGGAGGCGCTGCGCACCCTCACCCGCACCGCGGCCCGGGAGTGGGCCCCGCACCAGGTGTGCTGCAACGTCATCTGCCCCGGTGCGATGAGCGCGGCCTACCAGCGGATGGCCGCCGCCAGCCCGGAGAACGCGGCGGCGATGGCGGCGGGCAACCCGATGGGCCGCGTCGGCGACCCGCTGGAGGACATCGGTCCGGTGGCGGTGTTCCTGGGCGGCGACGACTGCCGCTACGTCACCGGCAACACCCTGTACGTGGACGGCGGCAGCCACATCAACGGCGTGCAGTGGGCGCCCACCGTCGACTGA